A single window of Channa argus isolate prfri chromosome 12, Channa argus male v1.0, whole genome shotgun sequence DNA harbors:
- the LOC137138051 gene encoding serine protease 27-like encodes MCVVTLLTLLTPESLSQLDADVCGQVPLSNRLLGLGVKVTDGKWPWMASLQKDGRHVCGGTLVNEDFVLSSADCFSSSATASDWTVVLGRLKQNGSNPFEVKLNVTDITLSNHTGSNEAALHLATPAPLSDSILPICVDTGRNFSVGSTCWVAGWSSGAGGVEQVLQEFQTSVVDCEDTSSDNICIQALTVEQGFSGGPLMCQQDGSWFLAGVLVADNKLNNGTQEVEGKSITNNWLVFPQRGIFRIFNTAV; translated from the exons atgtgtgtggtgactctgctgactctgctgacaccag agagtctctcacagctggatg CTGATGTCTGTGGCCAGGTCCCACTGAGTAATCGTCTTCTGGGACTAGGCGTGAAGGTTACAGATGGTAAGTGGCCGTGGATGGCGAGTCTACAGAAGGATGGACGTcatgtgtgtggtgggactCTGGTGAACGAGGACTTTGTGCTGAGCAGTGCCGACTGTTTCTCAAG TTCAGCCACAGCATCTGATTGGACCGTGGTCCTGGGTCGTCTGAAACAGAACGGCTCCAACCCCTTTGAGGTGAAACTgaatgtgacagacatcactctGAGCAACCACACTGGGTCTAATGAAGCAGCGCTGCATCTGGCGACCCCCGCCCCCCTGTCCGACTCCATCCTGCCCATCTGTGTGGACACCGGACGAAACTTCAGTGTGGGCTCCACGTGCTGGGTTGCAGGCTGGAGCTCCGGGGCAGGAGGGG TGGAACAAGTTCTGCAGGAATTCCAGACCTCTGTGGTGGACTGTGAGGACACATCGAGTGACAACATTTGTATTCAAGCTTTGACAGTGGAGCAG gGGTTTTCTGGAGGTCCGTTGATGTGTCAGCAGGATGGTTCTTGGTTCCTGGCAGGAGTGTTAGTAGCTGACAACAAACTCAACAATGGAACACAAGAAGTAGAAGGGAAGTCTATCACAAACAACTGGTTGGTCTTTCCCCAACGAGGTATCTTCCGAATCTTCAACACAGCAGTGTAG
- the LOC137137048 gene encoding low affinity immunoglobulin gamma Fc region receptor III-like isoform X2, which yields MDKTSVERLLVVTSLLICTTNQVITARLTVSSNFSQLFEFDSVSLSCEEDDSSAGGTLRRNTTKRQRTQCGDGWGEPAGSSCNISYINPLDSGVYWCESREGSTSNSINITVTGGAVILQSPVLPVMEGHDVSLHCQTKRPPSKLPADFYKDGSLIRTEPTGHMTIHHVTKSDEGLYKCHISSHGESPPSWIYVTEKPTTTSSPTSTTFTSSPPPSSTSLQLVITLVLQLVVFCPYLISTLLMVSLYRHRHRGNDLPVSMVMTSPDQSERGLDNDYDNFTTEHHF from the exons ATGGACAAAACATCAGTTGAGAGGCTGCTGG ttgtgacttcactgctgatctgcacaacaaaccaag TGATCACAGCTCGTCTGACTGTGAGTTCCAActtctctcagctgtttgaATTTGAttctgtgtctctgagctgtgaggaggacgacagctctgctggaGGGAcgctgaggaggaacacaaccaAAAGACAGAGGACTCAGTGTGGAGATGGTTGGGGAGAACCAGCTGGTTCTTCCTGTAACATCAGTTACATCAACCCattggacagtggagtttactggtgtgagtccagagagggatcaaccagtaacagcatcaacatcactgtcactg gtggagcagtgatcctgcagagtcctgtcctccctgtgatggagggacatgatgtctctctgcactgtcaaacaaagaggcctccctccaagctcccagctgatttctataaagatggctccctcatcaggactgagcctacaggtcacatgaccatccaccatgttaccaagtctgatgaaggcctctacaagtgtcacatcagcagtcatggagagtctccacccagctggatctatgtcacag aaaaacctacaaccaCATCTtcacccacctccaccacctttACATCATCGCCACCTCCATCCTCTACTTCCCTTCAGCTTGTGATCACACTGGTCCTCCAACTGGTGGTGTTCTGTCCATACTTGATCTCCACTCTCCTTATGGTGTCTTTATAtcgacacagacacagag GAAATGACCTTCCTGTCTCTATGGTGATGACCTCACCCGACCAGTCTGAGCGGGGATTGGATAATGATTATGATAATTTCACCACAGAGCATCACTTCTGA
- the LOC137137048 gene encoding protein turtle-like isoform X1, with amino-acid sequence MDKTSVERLLVVTSLLICTTNQVITARLTVSSNFSQLFEFDSVSLSCEEDDSSAGGTLRRNTTKRQRTQCGDGWGEPAGSSCNISYINPLDSGVYWCESREGSTSNSINITVTGGAVILQSPVLPVMEGHDVSLHCQTKRPPSKLPADFYKDGSLIRTEPTGHMTIHHVTKSDEGLYKCHISSHGESPPSWIYVTDVISLLCCTTNQH; translated from the exons ATGGACAAAACATCAGTTGAGAGGCTGCTGG ttgtgacttcactgctgatctgcacaacaaaccaag TGATCACAGCTCGTCTGACTGTGAGTTCCAActtctctcagctgtttgaATTTGAttctgtgtctctgagctgtgaggaggacgacagctctgctggaGGGAcgctgaggaggaacacaaccaAAAGACAGAGGACTCAGTGTGGAGATGGTTGGGGAGAACCAGCTGGTTCTTCCTGTAACATCAGTTACATCAACCCattggacagtggagtttactggtgtgagtccagagagggatcaaccagtaacagcatcaacatcactgtcactg gtggagcagtgatcctgcagagtcctgtcctccctgtgatggagggacatgatgtctctctgcactgtcaaacaaagaggcctccctccaagctcccagctgatttctataaagatggctccctcatcaggactgagcctacaggtcacatgaccatccaccatgttaccaagtctgatgaaggcctctacaagtgtcacatcagcagtcatggagagtctccacccagctggatctatgtcacag ATGTGatttcactgctgtgctgcacaacaaaccaaCATTAG
- the LOC137137030 gene encoding junctional adhesion molecule-like translates to MDQLTTLSFTFLALVTLTNASEEMRAKAGKDVSLDCVGNTQVPIEAIKWIKPNLKSDLYVYFYRDDVFYKDFLLPSFQNRTEMKDPMMKGGDVSLILKKVSIDDAGEYECHVSLKNTTRKRAYSDLWCVVNLTVVVPQQIITNPGDNVTLPCQGSRNISIAAVQWIRPELHDPVYLHRNEPVMEPHDQEVRFVKRVKLKDRQMKDGDMSLVLMNVQASDTGTYECHRKWRVVRQQKRTLLKSEPISIVKLIVTGKTPGQIWDTGSNVFVGLAVCQLVCFLLV, encoded by the exons ATGGACCAATTAACAACATTATCCTTCACTTTCTTAGCATTAGTGACACTCACTAATGCCTCTGAAG AGATGAGGGCAAAGGCTGGGAAGGATGTCTCTCTGGATTGTGTGGGTAACACCCAGGTTCCCATCGAAGCAATAAAGTGGATCAAACCCAACCTGAAGTCAGATCTGTATGTTTATTTCTACCGGGACGATGTCTTTTATAAAGACTTCCTGCTTCCATCATTTCAAAATCGTACGGAGATGAAAGATCCAATGATGAAGGGCGGAGACGTTTCACTGATTCTGAAGAAAGTCAGCATTGATGATGCTGGAGAATATGAGTGTCACGTTTCACTGAAGAACACAACACGTAAGAGAGCCTACTCTGACCTGTGGTGTGTTGTCAACCTGACGGTCGTAG TTCCACAGCAGATAATAACAAATCCTGGAGACAACGTCACTTTGCCCTGTCAGGGATCCAGAAACATCTCCATAGCAGCCGTGCAGTGGATCAGACCCGAGCTTCATGATCCCGTCTACTTGCACCGTAACGAGCCTGTCATGGAGCCGCATGATCAGGAGGTACGTTTTGTGAAGCGGGTGAAGCTGAAGGACAGACAGATGAAGGATGGTGACATGTCACTAGTTCTGATGAATGTGCAAGCCAGCGACACGGGAACATATGAGTGTCACCGTAAATGGCGCGTAGTGAGACAACAGAAGAGGACTCTTCTTAAGAGTGAACCCATCAGCATCGTCAAGCTGATAGTCACAG GCAAAACACCTGGACAAATCTGGGACACGGGAAGCAATGTATTTGTTGGACTGGCAGTTTGTCAGTTGGTGTGTTTCCTGTTGGTGTGA